A single Alphaproteobacteria bacterium DNA region contains:
- the lexA gene encoding transcriptional repressor LexA gives MLTPKQKSLLIYLKNKIDQDQLCPTFDEMKEAMNLKSKSGIHRLIMALEERGFIRRLENRARAIEIIRFPGGAQISNRPSKNDYSDSIAAQHDTMRDTSFISSIPPQEKMIEIPLYGKVAAGSPLETLQDPTNFITVPEKLIGQGRHYALIVSGDSMQNAGIIDGDIAIIRRSKTADNGKIVVALVDEAEVTLKRYFEEEGRNQILLKAENPKFESKSYAKDQVAIQGSLISIIRQYD, from the coding sequence ATGTTAACACCAAAACAAAAATCATTGCTTATTTACCTTAAAAATAAGATTGACCAAGACCAGCTCTGCCCTACCTTCGATGAAATGAAAGAGGCAATGAATCTTAAATCAAAATCAGGGATTCACAGACTCATTATGGCTCTTGAAGAACGTGGCTTTATCCGCAGGCTTGAGAACAGAGCACGCGCCATTGAAATCATTCGCTTTCCAGGAGGCGCTCAAATTTCAAACAGGCCCTCCAAAAATGATTACTCCGACAGCATTGCTGCACAACATGATACCATGCGAGACACCTCCTTTATCTCATCCATTCCGCCTCAGGAGAAAATGATAGAGATCCCTCTCTACGGCAAAGTTGCAGCAGGCTCACCACTTGAAACACTTCAAGATCCAACAAATTTCATCACTGTGCCTGAAAAATTAATTGGACAAGGTCGTCATTATGCCTTGATTGTCTCAGGTGATTCGATGCAAAATGCAGGCATTATTGATGGCGATATTGCGATTATTCGCAGATCAAAAACAGCTGATAATGGAAAAATTGTCGTTGCTCTCGTTGACGAAGCAGAAGTCACCTTAAAACGCTATTTTGAAGAAGAAGGTCGCAATCAAATTCTGCTCAAGGCTGAAAATCCTAAGTTTGAATCAAAATCATACGCTAAAGATCAAGTTGCAATACAGGGCAGCCTGATTAGCATCATTCGTCAGTATGACTGA
- a CDS encoding aa3-type cytochrome c oxidase subunit IV, producing the protein MINEIEYKNRLNTWNGFTKLLTYSTVAVVVILCLMAITLL; encoded by the coding sequence ATGATCAATGAAATCGAATATAAAAACAGACTCAACACTTGGAATGGCTTTACAAAGCTATTAACTTACTCAACCGTTGCTGTGGTCGTAATTCTATGCTTGATGGCAATTACACTTTTGTAA
- a CDS encoding threonylcarbamoyl-AMP synthase, translating to MATIYTPSSDHITIAAAHLQKGEVVAFPTETVYGLGADATNSKAIDKIYKAKGRPSFNPLIIHVWGAAQAALYAEVSTKAEILMRHFWPGPLTLILPQKSDSPIVSNATAGLSSIAIRCPNHPVAQDLLRAVDLPIAAPSANRSGSISPTTAEHVSSSLGDRIDIILSGGKSEIGLESTILDLSSERPQILRPGAILKEEIEELIGPLYDAIAAEDKVITAPGMLKSHYAPALPVKLNVHFPTEGDAFLAFGPTLIDTQENVLNLSPTGDLDEAAKNLFAMLRALDQPHFKAIAVMPIPEIGLGIAINDRLKRAAADRD from the coding sequence ATGGCCACCATTTATACACCTTCTTCTGATCACATTACAATTGCAGCTGCACATCTGCAAAAGGGAGAGGTCGTGGCTTTTCCGACAGAAACAGTCTATGGCCTTGGCGCTGATGCAACCAATAGTAAGGCCATTGATAAAATCTATAAAGCAAAAGGAAGACCAAGCTTTAATCCGCTCATCATCCATGTCTGGGGAGCAGCACAAGCAGCTCTTTATGCAGAGGTGTCTACAAAAGCTGAAATTCTCATGCGGCACTTTTGGCCAGGCCCCCTCACATTAATTCTGCCTCAAAAATCTGATTCACCGATTGTCTCAAATGCAACAGCAGGATTGAGCTCCATTGCAATTAGATGCCCAAATCATCCTGTTGCCCAAGATCTGCTCCGTGCTGTGGATCTACCTATCGCAGCACCGAGTGCCAATCGCTCTGGCTCCATCAGCCCAACAACAGCTGAACATGTTTCAAGCAGTCTTGGTGATCGCATCGACATTATTCTCAGTGGTGGCAAATCAGAGATTGGCCTTGAATCAACCATTCTTGATTTATCTTCTGAGAGGCCACAAATTTTAAGACCAGGCGCTATTTTGAAAGAAGAGATTGAAGAGCTCATTGGCCCTCTCTATGATGCAATAGCTGCTGAAGATAAAGTCATCACGGCCCCTGGCATGCTCAAAAGCCATTATGCCCCTGCGCTTCCTGTGAAGCTCAATGTTCATTTTCCAACTGAAGGTGATGCCTTTCTGGCCTTTGGTCCAACCTTAATCGATACGCAAGAGAATGTCTTAAACTTAAGCCCAACGGGTGATCTGGATGAAGCTGCTAAAAATCTTTTTGCAATGCTTCGAGCGCTTGATCAACCACACTTTAAAGCAATTGCTGTGATGCCCATTCCAGAGATTGGCCTTGGGATTGCGATTAACGACCGCCTGAAAAGAGCTGCTGCGGACAGGGATTAG
- a CDS encoding glycosyltransferase family 4 protein produces the protein MFENVLFLSFISAAASFALTFLVTDILVIYLRRKSILDIPNSRSSHTIPTPRGGGWALIGAQFVTWPLIALLTNDHLQTAPLFPLLVSALILMYISWLDDLRSVSPFFRLLCQTLSVVIILMTFGSEGLFFQGLFPFVIDRILIVFAFIWWINLFNFMDGIDGISGQQTIFLCLGFAILFFWTGTVDLGLYSISLLFAALAFLIWNWHPARIFLGDIGSIFLGFITGWLMLHLLSKGLWFQVIFLPGFYYADATMTLLKRLVRKENIFKPHQQHFFQRPILNGLPAHKICKTIILYNTVLFIISLLAFWEHDHLGIMAIIAIFTIVFLLRQLKKKKMPL, from the coding sequence ATGTTTGAAAATGTACTCTTTCTATCGTTTATCTCTGCTGCAGCTTCTTTTGCACTAACCTTTTTAGTCACAGATATATTGGTCATTTATCTCCGCCGCAAATCGATACTCGATATTCCAAATTCAAGAAGCAGCCACACGATTCCAACGCCTCGAGGCGGTGGATGGGCTTTGATTGGCGCTCAATTTGTGACATGGCCTTTAATTGCGCTTTTAACAAACGATCACCTTCAAACAGCGCCGCTTTTTCCATTGCTGGTGAGCGCTCTTATTTTGATGTACATTTCTTGGCTTGATGATCTTCGTTCAGTTTCTCCCTTCTTCCGCTTGCTCTGTCAGACTCTTTCTGTGGTGATTATTTTAATGACCTTTGGGAGTGAAGGTCTTTTCTTTCAAGGGCTTTTCCCTTTCGTGATTGATAGAATCCTGATCGTTTTCGCCTTTATCTGGTGGATTAATCTCTTCAACTTCATGGATGGCATTGACGGCATCTCAGGCCAGCAGACTATTTTCCTCTGTCTTGGTTTTGCAATTTTATTCTTTTGGACAGGAACAGTTGACCTAGGCCTTTACAGCATCAGCCTTCTCTTTGCAGCTCTTGCCTTTTTGATTTGGAATTGGCACCCTGCCCGCATCTTCCTTGGTGACATTGGCAGCATCTTTTTAGGATTTATCACTGGATGGCTTATGCTTCATCTCTTGTCGAAAGGCCTTTGGTTCCAAGTCATTTTCTTACCTGGTTTCTATTATGCCGATGCAACGATGACACTCCTGAAACGCCTTGTGAGAAAAGAAAACATATTCAAACCACATCAGCAGCATTTTTTCCAAAGACCTATTTTGAATGGACTGCCTGCGCACAAAATTTGTAAAACAATTATTCTGTATAACACAGTGCTGTTTATCATCTCTCTTTTGGCTTTTTGGGAACATGACCATCTTGGCATTATGGCAATTATTGCTATTTTCACAATTGTATTTCTGTTAAGACAGCTCAAAAAGAAAAAAATGCCTCTTTAA
- a CDS encoding VacB/RNase II family 3'-5' exoribonuclease, whose amino-acid sequence MTKQFFSKKQKKKSAPKKHFRKSTGRPPKKAFDQKTSISDTALAYVVKRNGDLYLTSTNKKNRFEFELPNTPENLALVNHLVVLDFSTNKPIPDIKEKVHQLGALKDFYRIAVEQFELPHQFNPPLLKEAEQLPALDEKAAYRKDYTALPFVTIDGEDAKDFDDAVYAIPDKNPSNPNGWHIKVAIADVSYYVRPNSELDKEAFLRGNSVYFPGTVIPMLPEVLSNDLCSLRPNQNRPTLIAHIDINDKGHILKFKFDRGLIKSIERLTYTETQKRFDAQKGENLQEINALYGAYHALKRNREQRDTLDLNMPEHEFSLNAAGEIQNISVKKHLESHVLIEGFMIAANIAAAKTLSLKQSLCLYRCHDHPPEEKFSDFLILLKNLGIPYKKNPKASAHFFHKLLETKLNEGQRDLVQQMILRSQSQASYTIENIGHFGLALDHYCHFTSPIRRYADLIVHRLLIHKLNLGVGGQAYTDPEELDEMASHINITERQAFKAEMSTDDRLIAHYMQHQVGKKFKGRISGMNRFNLFIYIPELGAEGVLPIENMPKDKYHYDVKHKELKAMRSRKSYALGQNLMVTIDQSDEIRGTITMKLSD is encoded by the coding sequence ATGACAAAACAATTTTTTTCCAAAAAGCAGAAAAAAAAATCTGCACCAAAAAAGCATTTCAGAAAATCAACGGGTCGCCCTCCCAAAAAAGCCTTTGATCAAAAAACGTCAATTTCTGATACAGCCCTCGCCTATGTTGTGAAAAGGAATGGAGACTTATACCTCACCTCAACCAACAAAAAGAACCGCTTTGAATTTGAGCTACCAAATACACCTGAGAATTTAGCTCTCGTGAATCATCTTGTTGTTCTGGATTTCAGTACAAACAAACCTATCCCTGACATAAAGGAGAAGGTCCATCAACTTGGCGCCTTAAAAGATTTTTATCGCATCGCTGTTGAGCAATTTGAACTCCCTCATCAATTTAATCCTCCGCTTTTAAAAGAAGCGGAGCAACTTCCTGCTCTTGATGAAAAGGCAGCCTACAGAAAAGACTACACTGCCCTACCCTTTGTCACGATTGATGGCGAAGATGCAAAAGATTTTGATGATGCTGTCTATGCGATTCCTGATAAAAATCCATCCAACCCAAATGGTTGGCACATCAAAGTTGCCATCGCAGATGTCTCTTATTACGTTCGCCCCAATTCAGAACTCGACAAAGAAGCTTTCCTCCGGGGAAATTCTGTCTATTTCCCTGGCACCGTCATCCCGATGTTGCCTGAAGTTCTCTCAAATGATCTTTGCTCTTTAAGGCCAAATCAAAATAGACCAACCCTGATTGCCCATATTGATATTAATGACAAAGGTCATATTCTGAAGTTCAAATTCGATCGCGGCCTGATTAAATCTATTGAACGCCTCACCTACACCGAAACGCAAAAGAGATTCGATGCGCAAAAAGGAGAGAACCTTCAAGAAATCAACGCCCTGTACGGCGCCTATCATGCCTTAAAACGCAATCGTGAACAGCGTGATACGCTTGATCTGAATATGCCAGAACATGAATTTTCACTCAATGCAGCTGGGGAAATTCAAAATATCTCTGTTAAAAAACACCTTGAAAGCCATGTTTTGATTGAAGGGTTTATGATTGCAGCCAATATTGCAGCCGCCAAAACGCTTTCTCTCAAACAATCTTTATGCCTCTATCGTTGTCATGATCATCCGCCTGAAGAAAAATTCTCAGATTTTCTCATTCTACTCAAAAACTTAGGCATCCCTTATAAAAAGAACCCAAAAGCCTCAGCTCATTTTTTCCACAAATTACTAGAAACAAAGCTTAATGAAGGTCAGAGAGATCTCGTTCAGCAAATGATCTTACGCTCGCAATCTCAAGCAAGCTACACCATTGAGAATATTGGTCACTTTGGCCTTGCTCTTGACCATTATTGCCACTTCACATCGCCAATTCGCAGATATGCTGATCTGATTGTACATAGACTCCTCATTCACAAACTCAATTTAGGTGTTGGCGGTCAGGCCTATACCGATCCTGAAGAGCTTGATGAGATGGCGAGTCACATTAACATTACTGAACGCCAGGCCTTTAAAGCTGAAATGAGCACAGATGATAGGCTCATTGCGCATTATATGCAACACCAGGTTGGCAAAAAGTTCAAAGGCCGTATTTCTGGCATGAATCGATTCAATCTTTTCATCTATATTCCTGAACTTGGCGCTGAAGGTGTTTTACCAATTGAGAATATGCCAAAAGACAAATACCACTATGATGTCAAGCACAAGGAACTCAAAGCAATGAGATCTCGTAAAAGCTATGCGCTTGGGCAAAACTTGATGGTGACAATTGATCAATCTGATGAGATCAGAGGTACGATTACAATGAAGCTCTCAGATTAA
- a CDS encoding ABC transporter permease subunit gives MRTPFRHLFILIFGYTFLYLPILLTILYSFNSSRLMSMWGGFSFKWYEKLFTNTELISAAFLSLKIAATSATCAVFFGTMAAVALSRLKTFRGFTLFSTLLTAPLVMPDIITGLALLLTFISFESLFGWPSGRGFETILISHVTFSIAYVAIIVKARLEQFDLSLEEAAMDLGCRPLKAFLVITIPIITPALLAGWLLAFTLSLDDVVIASFVSGPGTTTLPMVVFSSVRLGISPEINALGAVIISCFAIVLTVSYFVMHRKKD, from the coding sequence ATGCGTACACCTTTTCGGCACTTATTCATCCTCATTTTTGGCTATACTTTTCTATATCTGCCAATCTTGCTGACCATTTTATATTCCTTCAATAGCTCAAGGTTGATGTCTATGTGGGGCGGTTTTAGTTTTAAATGGTATGAAAAGCTTTTCACAAATACAGAGCTGATCTCAGCAGCTTTCCTCTCCCTCAAAATTGCAGCAACGTCAGCGACTTGCGCTGTCTTTTTTGGAACAATGGCTGCTGTTGCTCTCTCTCGTCTGAAAACATTCAGAGGTTTTACGCTCTTTTCAACCCTTTTGACTGCGCCTTTAGTGATGCCCGATATTATCACGGGTCTGGCTCTATTACTTACCTTTATCTCATTTGAGAGTCTTTTTGGCTGGCCATCTGGACGTGGGTTTGAAACGATTCTGATCTCACATGTGACTTTCTCGATTGCCTATGTGGCCATTATTGTAAAAGCAAGGCTTGAGCAATTTGACCTCTCACTCGAAGAAGCTGCTATGGATCTTGGCTGTCGCCCACTGAAAGCCTTTTTAGTCATCACAATTCCAATCATTACACCCGCATTGCTTGCCGGTTGGCTTTTGGCCTTTACCCTTTCTCTTGATGATGTTGTGATTGCAAGCTTTGTTTCAGGGCCAGGCACAACAACATTACCAATGGTTGTCTTTTCAAGCGTACGTTTGGGTATTTCGCCTGAAATTAATGCCTTAGGCGCCGTCATCATTTCATGCTTTGCGATTGTTCTGACAGTCAGTTACTTTGTGATGCATCGTAAGAAAGACTGA
- a CDS encoding O-antigen ligase family protein encodes MLSQQIKELNSKETVFWLFGFTLLMPLIFFWPRALPGLLIYFTLLSFVSIGPQWRDLFRIKDVFIVLFLFLSYAIFSLLWAENPLFGMKEILKILLYSLCGMITLNCLVKHKVDSIKKYFNLMAYASIASSLIWIFLYIADFKIFSFDLASSFHYDLGSFRRGSHLCAVLLFPLSIYLWQFKKRLLAEIAFVALFCTIYLSSKHTAFLVVLMTAALLPFVFMLRGWFIRLFQLCLIVFFFFAPIVVEPFVEPALTYAEKAQETDVKIPTSFLHRLKIWDFTSHKIIEKPIQGYGFGSSRFLGAGQRTSLTVSLLPYFKGVESPDKETLWVLGDLSLLPLHPHNAFLQIWLELGLVGMLIAAAFLFFLIEKGLSMPKRAQQMIFMGALFPALVVVNMSYGLWQSWWICSLFIIAGIVQMMSRVLDERG; translated from the coding sequence ATGTTAAGTCAGCAAATAAAAGAGCTAAATTCAAAAGAGACAGTGTTTTGGCTTTTCGGCTTTACACTTTTGATGCCTCTTATCTTTTTTTGGCCGAGAGCCTTGCCGGGGCTATTGATTTATTTTACGCTTCTCTCTTTTGTAAGTATTGGGCCTCAGTGGAGAGATCTATTTCGTATCAAAGATGTCTTTATTGTATTGTTCTTGTTTCTCTCTTATGCGATTTTTTCTCTTTTGTGGGCTGAAAATCCACTGTTTGGTATGAAAGAAATTTTAAAAATCCTGCTCTATAGTCTGTGTGGGATGATTACTTTAAATTGCCTTGTTAAACATAAAGTTGATTCCATAAAAAAATATTTTAATTTAATGGCTTATGCGTCAATTGCAAGTTCTTTGATTTGGATATTTCTATATATAGCTGATTTTAAAATATTTTCTTTTGATTTAGCTTCTTCGTTTCATTACGATTTAGGTTCTTTTCGCAGAGGATCACATTTATGTGCTGTCCTTCTGTTTCCTTTATCAATCTATCTTTGGCAATTTAAAAAGCGCTTGTTGGCTGAGATTGCATTTGTTGCTCTTTTTTGCACCATCTATCTTTCATCAAAGCATACTGCATTTTTGGTTGTTTTGATGACAGCCGCTTTATTGCCTTTTGTGTTTATGTTGAGAGGTTGGTTTATCAGATTGTTTCAATTGTGTTTGATTGTCTTTTTCTTTTTTGCGCCTATTGTTGTGGAGCCTTTTGTTGAGCCTGCTTTAACTTATGCAGAAAAGGCCCAAGAGACAGATGTAAAAATACCGACATCTTTTCTGCATCGCTTAAAAATCTGGGACTTTACATCGCATAAAATTATTGAAAAACCAATTCAGGGATATGGCTTTGGCTCTTCACGCTTTCTGGGGGCAGGGCAGAGAACAAGTCTGACTGTATCTTTATTGCCATATTTCAAAGGCGTGGAATCTCCTGATAAAGAGACGCTTTGGGTCTTAGGTGATCTGAGTCTTTTGCCTCTCCATCCTCATAATGCCTTTTTACAGATTTGGCTTGAGCTTGGTTTGGTAGGGATGTTGATTGCAGCCGCATTTCTATTCTTTTTGATAGAGAAGGGGCTGAGCATGCCGAAGAGAGCGCAGCAGATGATTTTTATGGGCGCCTTATTTCCGGCTTTGGTTGTTGTGAATATGAGTTATGGTCTTTGGCAAAGCTGGTGGATTTGTTCTTTATTTATCATTGCTGGGATCGTACAGATGATGTCTCGGGTGCTTGATGAAAGGGGATAA
- the metK gene encoding methionine adenosyltransferase produces the protein MTSNRYLFTSESVAEGHPDKLCDIVSDSIVDLFLKTDPESRIAVETLATTNHITLAGEVRGPASITKDMVIQTALDAIKDIGYEQDGFDWRKLDVNYRIHEQSADIAMGVDASANKEEGAGDQGIMFGYACEETDTFMPAPIYYAHRILETLTDARKKGNATFLCPDAKCQVTLEYENARPVRAHTIVVSTQHTEDTTQETIRNYIREHLKEVLPYGWMCPEERLYVNPTGRFVIGGPNGDTGLTGRKIIVDTYGGSAPHGGGAFSGKDPTKVDRSAAYVARYLAKNIVAAGLAKKCLIQLCYAIGISKPLAIYIDCFNTARVSEIKLAAALQELVDLSPKGIRTHLQLNQPIYQKTASYGHFGRTALADGSFSWERLDLVDQLMQTFPAY, from the coding sequence ATGACAAGTAACCGATATCTTTTCACCTCAGAATCAGTCGCAGAAGGACATCCCGATAAATTATGTGACATCGTTTCTGACAGCATCGTTGATCTTTTCTTGAAGACAGACCCTGAATCGCGCATCGCTGTTGAAACACTTGCCACAACAAATCACATTACTCTTGCTGGTGAGGTTCGTGGCCCTGCTTCTATCACAAAAGATATGGTTATTCAAACAGCACTTGATGCAATTAAAGATATAGGCTATGAACAAGACGGATTTGATTGGAGAAAACTCGATGTCAATTACCGCATTCATGAGCAATCTGCAGATATCGCCATGGGTGTTGATGCCTCAGCAAATAAAGAAGAAGGCGCAGGCGATCAAGGCATTATGTTCGGCTATGCTTGCGAAGAAACAGATACATTCATGCCCGCGCCTATTTATTATGCGCACAGAATTTTAGAAACACTCACCGATGCGCGCAAAAAAGGAAATGCGACTTTTTTGTGTCCTGATGCCAAATGCCAGGTGACACTTGAATATGAAAATGCTCGCCCTGTCAGAGCGCATACAATTGTTGTTTCAACACAGCATACTGAAGATACAACACAAGAAACAATTCGTAATTACATACGTGAGCATCTCAAAGAGGTTCTGCCTTATGGATGGATGTGCCCAGAAGAGCGCCTCTATGTCAATCCAACAGGACGTTTTGTGATTGGCGGGCCTAATGGAGACACGGGCCTCACAGGACGAAAAATCATCGTTGATACTTATGGAGGCTCAGCCCCTCATGGTGGAGGTGCTTTCTCAGGCAAAGATCCAACCAAAGTTGACAGGTCAGCTGCCTATGTTGCTCGCTATTTAGCAAAAAATATTGTAGCCGCAGGCCTTGCAAAAAAATGCCTCATTCAGCTTTGTTACGCCATTGGTATCAGCAAACCTCTTGCCATTTATATTGATTGCTTCAATACAGCTCGCGTTTCTGAAATAAAGTTAGCCGCTGCTCTGCAAGAATTGGTTGATCTCTCCCCTAAGGGAATTCGGACACACTTACAATTGAACCAACCAATCTACCAAAAGACAGCCTCTTACGGTCATTTTGGAAGAACAGCTCTCGCTGATGGTAGCTTTTCATGGGAAAGACTTGATCTTGTTGATCAATTGATGCAGACATTTCCTGCTTATTGA
- a CDS encoding ABC transporter permease subunit encodes MKKNEQKSASLVYNVAAVSTSSVSSFFERYVLSHQKTLIIAIPFLWLIVFYLIPFLFVLKISFALPIIGKPPITSVFSLLDEATLNIKLSFANFIFLLEDKIYLSTYINSIRIAFVSTVLCLFIGYPIAYSLSRIKSQKKIILLIMIIMPLWIPFLIRVYAWIMILKPTGFLNSALIWLGLINEPLHILYTNVAVYIGITYTYMPFMILPLYAILEKMDRSLIEAAADLGCRPFRIFLSIILPLSMPGVIAGSMLVFIPAVGEYVIPELLGGPDNLMIGKLIWNEFFANQDWPIASAFAISLLLILIVPMIVFKIAQNKAEEGAK; translated from the coding sequence ATGAAAAAGAATGAACAAAAATCTGCCTCTCTTGTCTATAACGTGGCTGCGGTGTCAACCTCTTCTGTCAGTTCATTCTTTGAACGATATGTGCTAAGTCACCAAAAAACCCTGATCATTGCGATTCCTTTCTTATGGCTTATCGTTTTTTATTTGATTCCCTTTCTCTTTGTTCTCAAGATTAGCTTTGCCTTACCTATTATTGGCAAGCCCCCTATTACATCTGTCTTTTCACTGCTTGATGAAGCAACTTTGAACATAAAACTATCCTTTGCAAACTTTATCTTTTTGCTGGAAGATAAGATATACCTCTCAACCTACATAAACTCGATTCGAATTGCTTTTGTCTCAACAGTTCTATGCTTGTTCATTGGCTATCCCATTGCTTATTCACTCTCACGCATCAAATCACAAAAGAAGATTATTCTGTTGATTATGATCATTATGCCTCTGTGGATTCCTTTTTTGATTCGCGTTTACGCCTGGATTATGATCTTAAAACCCACTGGATTTCTCAATTCTGCGCTCATTTGGCTTGGGCTTATTAATGAACCTTTGCACATTCTCTATACAAATGTAGCCGTTTATATCGGCATTACCTATACCTACATGCCTTTTATGATTTTGCCGCTCTATGCCATTCTTGAAAAAATGGATAGATCTTTAATTGAAGCAGCGGCTGATCTTGGCTGTAGACCATTTCGAATTTTCCTATCTATTATTCTGCCTTTATCGATGCCTGGTGTTATTGCAGGATCCATGTTGGTTTTCATTCCAGCTGTTGGTGAATATGTGATTCCAGAGCTACTTGGCGGTCCTGATAATTTGATGATTGGTAAACTCATCTGGAACGAATTCTTTGCAAACCAAGACTGGCCAATTGCGAGTGCTTTTGCCATTTCGCTTTTACTGATCTTAATCGTACCGATGATTGTCTTTAAAATTGCCCAGAACAAAGCAGAAGAAGGAGCAAAATAA
- a CDS encoding glycosyltransferase family 9 protein, which produces MQILVLKHGALGDVILSFHALAAIRRHYPEAHIVVLTTSAYKAFYEKCPDCDEVFVDDRPKWWQFSGILSLWQFFKTRTFDLIFDLQASGRTSLYYRFLPNVRDSKWCGIAPGCFYFDASTDRKKIHSFERYQRQLAIAGIPAYGRADLSWMVNLKSEHSVVTPYILLIPGGSAHRPKKRWPIHFYIKLANILSERGYMPVFIGGKDEKDIAAMVEDLPFTSVNLLGKTNFYDLAALATKAKMSIGNDTGPMHLIAALDCPSLVLFSSESNPVMCSPRGIHVDVMQRDDLKDLPVEDVLAKIEKAFL; this is translated from the coding sequence ATGCAAATTCTTGTTTTAAAACATGGTGCTTTGGGAGATGTCATCCTTTCATTTCATGCGCTGGCTGCTATTCGGAGACACTATCCAGAGGCTCATATTGTGGTTTTAACAACATCTGCTTATAAAGCTTTCTATGAGAAATGTCCGGATTGTGATGAGGTTTTTGTTGATGATAGGCCCAAATGGTGGCAATTCTCTGGAATTTTGTCGCTTTGGCAATTTTTTAAGACGCGGACATTTGATTTGATATTTGATTTGCAAGCCTCAGGTCGCACCTCTCTTTACTATCGTTTTCTGCCAAATGTAAGAGACTCAAAATGGTGCGGCATTGCACCTGGTTGCTTTTACTTTGATGCCTCAACAGATAGAAAAAAAATCCATAGCTTTGAGCGTTATCAGAGGCAGTTAGCAATCGCAGGCATTCCTGCTTATGGTCGTGCAGATTTGTCATGGATGGTTAATCTAAAGTCTGAGCATTCTGTTGTAACGCCTTATATTTTATTGATACCTGGAGGTTCTGCTCATCGTCCTAAGAAGAGATGGCCCATTCATTTTTATATCAAGCTTGCGAATATATTATCTGAGAGAGGATATATGCCTGTATTTATCGGTGGTAAGGATGAAAAGGACATTGCAGCGATGGTTGAGGATTTACCTTTTACATCAGTCAATTTACTCGGCAAAACAAATTTTTATGATTTGGCAGCTCTTGCAACAAAAGCAAAGATGTCTATCGGCAATGATACGGGCCCCATGCATCTGATTGCAGCTCTCGATTGTCCGTCCTTGGTCCTTTTTTCCTCAGAGTCTAATCCTGTTATGTGTTCACCAAGGGGAATACATGTCGACGTTATGCAGCGTGATGATTTAAAGGATTTGCCTGTTGAGGATGTTCTTGCCAAAATAGAGAAGGCTTTTTTGTGA